ACGGTGAGGTGGCCGAGGAGGGTGTGTGTCTTGTGGGCGGTCCCGGCTTTCTCGGTGTTCCCGGTGTTCCCGGTGTTCCCGGTGGTGCCGGTTCTCGCCGTCTTCTTCGTGTTCGTCGTGTTCCTTGCGTTCCTCGTCGTGTTGGTCATGCACGGCAGCCTCGTCGGGGTCGCTGACCGTCCGCCTACCGTTCGCTGACCGTCGCCGGCCCGAGGCGTAGGCCCTGTTCGAAGCCCTGCTCGAAGGCCCGGTCGTACGCCTCGGGGGAGAGCCGCGCGCGGACGGCCCGCTCCGTGCGGACGACATCGGGGTCGCCCGCGACACGGGCGCCCCGCAGGGCCTCAGCCGCGCCCAGGAGTTCGGCGGCGCGCTCGGCGGTCGGGGCGACGGAGGCGAGGGCGTCGGCGAGTTCGGCCCGGGCGAGGGCGTCGGTGGAGTCCCGGGCGTGGGTTTCGGCCCGTGCGAACCAGTCGCGGGCCGCGTCGGTGTCCCCTTCGGCGTCGGCGTTCCGGCCGAGCCCGATGAGGATCCGGACGGTCTCGCCGACGCTGAACCAGTTCGCCGCGCACGCCTTCAGGGCGTTCTCGTAGTGCACGCGCGCGTGGGCCGTGTCTCCGGCGAGCCGGGCCAGGTCGCCGAGGCCCCGCCGGGCGCTCGCCACCTTGTCGTGCGCGCCGGCGGCACGGGCGAGCGCGGCGGACCGGGTGTAGTGGGCGGCGGCCTCCTCGGTGTCGCCCCGGTGCAGCAGCACGGTCGCCCGGGTGCGCAGCAGATCGGCGGTCTCCTCCGGCGCCTGCAGTTCCCGTACCTGTGCCAGGCCCTCGTCCAGGAGCTCCAGGGCGCGCTCGTGATCGCCGTGCCAGTCGGCCAGCGAGGCGAGCGGGTCCAGACAGTTGGCCATGCCCCAGCGGTCGCCGGTCGCGCGGAATCCGGTCAACGCGCGCGTGAAGGCCGCCTCCGCCCCGGCCGGACGCCCCGCGAACAGCGCCTGATAGGCGAGGCCCACGTCCAGCAGCGCCCGCCCCCACGGCTCGTCGCTGATGTGCACGGCCCGGATCTCCTCCTCCACGGAGAGCACCGGACCGCCGACGAGGGACCAGATGACGGTGGTGGCCGGCAGCCGCAACGGCCCCCGCAGAGTCCGCAGTACGGCCGCCACGCGCGCGAGGCGCTCGGGTTCGCCCGGGTCGTCACCGCGCCCGGCGACCGTGTTCATCACACACAGCGCGTACTCCTCGGCCAGCCCCGGGGGCGGCTCCTCGCCGACCGCCGCCAACAGCGCGCGGGCCATCGGCAGATGCTCGCCCTGCGGGCCGCGCAGCCGCCAGAACCACGACAGGGCGGCCATCAGCCGCAGCGCGGACCCGGTGTCCGTGCGCACCAGATGGCGCAGGGCCGCGTCGAGATTGCCGTGCTCGGCGGTCAGCCGCTCCAGCCAGGGCAACTGCCCGGCGCTCCGCAGAAAGGGTTCCGCCCGCTCGGCGAGCGCCAGGAAGCAACCGGCGTGCGCGTCCCGCAGCCGCCCTGGATCGTCCTCCTCCGCCAGCCGCTCGGCGGCGTACGCGCGGATGGTCTCCAGCATCCGGTACCGTCCGTCGGCGACCTCCACCAGCGACTTCTCCACCAGCGACGCGAGCACGTCCTCCGCGTACGGCACCCCGCAGACGGCCTCCACCGCCTCCGCCGTCGCACCTCCGGAGAACACCGCCAGCCGCCGCGCCGCCTCCCGCTCTTCGCCGTCCAGCAGCTCCCAGCTCCACTCGACCACGGCCCGCAG
The sequence above is drawn from the Streptomyces griseiscabiei genome and encodes:
- a CDS encoding BTAD domain-containing putative transcriptional regulator — encoded protein: MRFGILGPLDIRADDGTSPDPGGPRPRALLTLLLLEAGRTVSARRLIDGLYGTEPPAGAANALQSQISRLRGRLRPHTEIEITSAGYRIAVPPEAVDAHLFEQLSRDGRAALAAGDHPQAAARLREALALWRGPALPDLPDAYAEVARLDELQLAAVQDRIEADLVLGGGPELVPEVRALLAAHPLSERLYGQLMRALHASGRPAEALGVYEEARSALARELGADPSPDLAALHLELLRGEAPAPRRPRVPAQLTRFFGRRAELARITALLTDSAPRPPRLITLTGPGGVGKTRLAFEAARVHADTSARVCVTELAPLTDGTQIPYAVLAALGVREGPRAPGTPVTEAVERLLAALEERELLLVLDNCEHLVEEAARLVGLLLGGCPGLRVLATGRESLGITGEILVPVPPLPPDSAGLLFLDRAQAVRPGPERPFDEPHARVADICAALDGLPLAIELAAARLRTLTVDELADRLDTRLGTHGPVPETAHAPDRFRLLSRGDRTKAPRHRTLRAVVEWSWELLDGEEREAARRLAVFSGGATAEAVEAVCGVPYAEDVLASLVEKSLVEVADGRYRMLETIRAYAAERLAEEDDPGRLRDAHAGCFLALAERAEPFLRSAGQLPWLERLTAEHGNLDAALRHLVRTDTGSALRLMAALSWFWRLRGPQGEHLPMARALLAAVGEEPPPGLAEEYALCVMNTVAGRGDDPGEPERLARVAAVLRTLRGPLRLPATTVIWSLVGGPVLSVEEEIRAVHISDEPWGRALLDVGLAYQALFAGRPAGAEAAFTRALTGFRATGDRWGMANCLDPLASLADWHGDHERALELLDEGLAQVRELQAPEETADLLRTRATVLLHRGDTEEAAAHYTRSAALARAAGAHDKVASARRGLGDLARLAGDTAHARVHYENALKACAANWFSVGETVRILIGLGRNADAEGDTDAARDWFARAETHARDSTDALARAELADALASVAPTAERAAELLGAAEALRGARVAGDPDVVRTERAVRARLSPEAYDRAFEQGFEQGLRLGPATVSER